DNA from Deltaproteobacteria bacterium:
GACATTGAATTCTTCGACTTCGCGAGAGCTACGCTTTCCGGTGTCAATCGAGATGCCTGCGAAGGATTCGGTTTGTCGAGTTTCTTTCCACGCGGTGCGAGTGCCTGCGATCCCAGAAATTAGTTCAGCAGACTCCGGCCGCTTTTGTAGAAACGCGAATAAGGTTGCAGTATTTCCCATTAGTCTCGCTGCAAACTGCGGAGAAATGCGATCAAGGTCGGAAATCTCTTGGTGGGCGACGACGATGCCCATGCGACTGCTCCGGGCACGATCGAGGAAGCCGACGAATTCTTCGTCCGCGAGATCGGCAAACTCGTCGATGATGACGGTGAAAGGCTTTCGGTCGCTTGCTCGAACTTCGGAATCAATCCTCGCTGAAACGGATTTGAGATCTTGGATGATAAACCTCCCGATCGAACGAGCCGTTTCGCCGAATCGTCTGGTGTCTAAGAACATAAACGCGATCTTTCCTTTACGGACAGTTTCGAAAAGATCGATGGCGTCTGGCTGCGCTTTAACGCGATCACCAAAGTCGGAATAGACGATCGAGCTAAGCTGCACGCGTAAGCCTTGAAGGGATTTTGCGCCTTCCGGACTTTTGAGAAGTGCGTGCGCCTCTTCAAAATGGAAATGAACCTTTTCTAGGTCGTCAGGAACTTGGGTGGAATATTCTGCGATAGCGTCAGAGGACCGCACGCATTCTAAGATGACGCTGAGATCAAGTTTCATTGAGCGATTATCTCTTAGCCAAACAAGACCAATTAGCAGAGATAGAAGGAAACCAGCTGACTGGTTTTTGTAAAACTCTTCGCTCCAGATGAGAGAACCCATAATTCGGTCCCTGAGTTCTGTGGCAGAGCCATTGTTCAACAAATTGTAGCTAGAAGACTTGTCGTGCGCGCCCAAAGAGAAAACTTTTAGGTCATCCGTGCGACCTGCGGCCGCTACATACTTAGAAAACTGCTGAATGGTTTCAAGATCTCCTTTTTGATCGATGAAAAGACATCCGTGGCCAGATTCAATGCGCGAGCGCAAAATATGAGAGATCAATACGGTCTTCCCGAATCCACTCGCCCCCACAATGTGGATGTGATGACCAAGTTCCTTTTCGGTGATCCACTCCGCCGGGCGAAGAAATTTCTTTGCTCGTCCAATATGAACCGCTCCGCCAGACGGGACTAATCCAACATACTTTTTAAGTGTCTCGATGAAGTTCATGCGGAGACTCCTTTCGCTGCGGAAAATGGCTCCACCAAGCGAACTTCAAAAAGTCCGCCATAAATGCGGGTTTCGTCGCGCAATATTTCAAAAACAGGTTTTCGGTGACAGACGTAGATCACTTTTCTGATGCCATCTGGTTTCGAGCGCGATTCGCGGATGAGTCTCACATAGCGCGAGATCTTTTCTCGGTACCGAACGCGTGACTTCGTTGCGATCTCAAGTTCTAGTGCGACAACGCCCACTTGAGGTAACTTCACAACTGCATCAGGGACGTCGGAACCAAAGATGCCCAATGTCTCACTAATGCCTTGTTTAAGTCTTCGGTCAGAGATCCAAGCGACATCGCCGTGCTTTCGTTCAAAGTCCATTCTAAGCAGTAAAAGTTTGCGGTCGTGAACAAAGGTGCGGAGATCCAAACCGCCGGTGGGCTTCGGCCGTAAAACGGAAGGGGAGAATGAGTTTAAAAGATAGTAAGCTTTGAAAGTCGAGACGTAGACAAGTTCTTGAACACCGATACCGACCGTTGATTTTAGAAAACCAGATCTCGTAAGTTGCATGAGGCGACGTTTTGTCCACTTGGTCGGGTGACCTACCTGAGGCAAGTCAGGTGAGCGCGCAAAGAACTTCTCGTATACCTCGGTGGCAGTAGCGAATTTCATATCGAGGATGAAATCGAGAACCTTTACGTCGCGCTCAACGATCTCAACCGTGGGCGACCGAGGTCGCCTTTTAAAAAACGAAAGCTGTTGCTCTCGTTTTTTCGGGGCGAAGCCCCCTTGTTCGGAGACGACAACTTCGACACTATCAGAATCTAACTTTTGGAAACTGGACATCGAAACTACCTCTTGGATTCTCCGTTCCCTTCCCCCTTTGCTAAAAAATTGGAACCCAAGGCCCGCCCTCTTTCAGACAACTGTCTGACTAGCACTGACTAGCTTCTTTGTTCCTGACCACCTGCCATCACTCGTTGAGGGCGGGTGGTCAGGAACAAAACGGAAGCTACCAAAGTGCGCATCCCGAGCCTTTTGAAAGGCTTAGAGGGCGGGCCGTGGCTCCAAAGCAGCGGAGCAAAGAACTGTGTTGAGAACTGGGTTGGGCCCATCTACCAGGCGGTAGGCTTCGGATCGTGCTAGTCTAACCGTAGTCAAAGCTAGTCAGCCACCGGCCCCGAGTGACCCCGCTTGTCCCTTTTCCTAGGGAAAGCAAAGCCTAAGTCACTGAAAGGACTTACGAGAGTTTTCGGTATCTTGGATTTTATCTGATCTGACGGCGCCCTAAAAATGGGGTGAATGACGGGACTTGAACCCGCGACCCTCGGAATCACAATCCGATGCTCTAACCAACTGAGCTACAATCACCATATAAAACAATGCGGAAGTTGGCGGGGCGTGAGCCTAAAAAAAGGGCAAGCCGAGAACTGCCAACGACAGGGAAGTTATAAGGGCTCCGGGCCTTTGGATTCAACAAAAAACAGCGAAAACAGACGCTTTAAAAGTCATCATCATAATTCGGATCGTTGCCGACAGGGTGGGGAATGCCGTCGCTGCCAGTGCCTTTGGCAGTCGGGCGCTGGCGATTGGCCTCAGCCTCTTGAAAAGCCAGCTGGCTGGCGCCAAGGATCTCGTTGGCCAATTGTTGAATCGGGGCCTCGTGAAGTGGACGCGAAAGCAGCACAAAGCCACGCCCATCTACCAGCGAGATGCGAACGTCCCTGGTCGCTGACGGAGTTAGGCTATAGGCTTCGATCAAGCGATGAATCTCATCGCGAGTACTAGTCACAAAAGACCATTGCCGCGGATCTAATTGATTGCGAACCATCCACGATTTTCGTTTCGCCGCCGTGTCGGCTTCCGGATGGGGAGAAATTAAAACCATTTTATGAAACGTTAGACCAAGTCTGGTCACCTCATCATCCAAGGCTCGAAGTCTCTGCGTGACGGAGTTTCCATGGCGGCCGTCAGTGGTTTCAAGACAATAGAGAAAACGCTCCTGCGGAAGATGGCCAGTGACGTAAAACTCGGCGCCGTTCTGATCATTCCATACTTTAGGCATCAGCCCAGGGTTCAATTTTCTTTCTCCTTCAATCACACGTTCAGCCCGGTAGTTGCGGCCAAGGCTTCCGACCATGACGAACAATCCAAAAATGGCGGCGTCGGTCCAAGTTAATTCGCGATAGGAGTATCGATTGTAGTACCCGTAACCGTAGGGCGAATAGTACCGCGAGCGTCGAAAAAAAAATGCATGCCTAGCAGGAGTGAGAGCGTGGTGACCTGCGGAAGTAGCCACCGAGAATACAGATTTCGCAGCTTTGGTGATCGCGATTGTAGGTGAAGAGGAGATAAGTGCAGCCAATGCTAAAGACGGAAGAAGCATACAGAAAGTATCGATTTCTTTCCGCCTCGCTACGATGAAATTCAAGAAACCGTCTCAATTTGAAACGCTATTTATTCGTCGCAAAGTTTTGCTTGGTCTCAAAATCTCGAAGCTGCAATTGGCGATCGCGGGATCACTGGAATCGAACTCTTGGAACTAGTTGAGGTACGCGCGACGTGTAGCCCAGCGGAAGCTGTCCATCATCTGCAGCACCACGACAGCGCCAGTATCCAGCGGACGGTTTTGCACATGTTTGAAGTTCGCCAGTTTCAACTGCGGTAAATGTACCGGCTTCAAATAAACTAGGGGAAACGACAGGTGCGACAGCAGGAAAGTTTTGGCCAAAAACGGAAGCTCCCCAGCAGTTGACCGTGTTCGCGTTGGTCAGTGCGCAAACATGTGTACCTGGTCCGTTAGTCTTCATGTTTTTACCGACCTTGACGTCGATGTAAGTACCGCCCACCATCATCGGCGAAGTATATTGCGGAGGAGAAGTTGCACCCTGTCCGATTTCGGCAGAAGCGTTTCGTCCCCAACAATATAAGCTACTCCCACTATTGATGTAGCAGGTCGCTTCCGCGCCAACTGAAACTTTTTGAACACTGGAGACGACCAGAAACGGTGTTGTGACATTGACTGTTGTGCCGTCGCCAACTTGCCCTTTATTGTTGTTGCCCCAGCAATAGAGATCGTTAGCAACAGTAACTGCGCATGCCGTGTTCGCACCAACGCTGACTGATGAAAAATCAGTCACTGGCATAACTGACTGAGGCAAATCGTGACTAGTCGTTGATCCAAGACCAAGCTGCCCATCCGCGTTGTTACCCCAGCAAAATAGCTTGTTCGACATATCGATCGCGCAAGTCGATGTAGTGCCAACGGAAACAGAAAGGAAACCCGCCGCGACCGGCACAGGCAAATTCTGTCCAATTGTATTTCCGATCCCAAGTTGACCACCCGTGTTCATGCCCCAGCATTTCAGCAAGTTGGAAGTCGTAATTCCGCAGGTGTGACGGGTGCCAAAAGAAACCGAGGAATATGTAACACCCGGATCGACGTGAACCATTGCGTCTCGCGTGATCGTCGTTCCGTCGCCCACATTGCCCGTCGCGAAAATAGAGTCCAGATCGTTCGCACCCCAGCACCAAAGAGCTCCAGCGGGTGTTATGCCGCATCCGCCGCGGCCAAGACTGACTGATGCGAAATCAACAAGCGGGGCCAAGGCGACGATAGCAGTTTTGCTAATGTTCCCAGTTCCCAGGTGGTTGTTACTGTTGCCGCCCCAACAAAATCCTTTACCTTGGCTGACCGCACAGGCGTTCGTGGCATTCAGCGAAAAATGAGTTGTCATGCCCGGGAGCAATGAAGCATCCACAGGTGTCATGCTTGAGCCTCTTCTTACTCCGTCACCAAGAAGCCCGTAGTAGCCATAGCCCCAGCATTTTAAGCGACTATCCGCCTGATCAATTCCACAGGTTGTGTTTGCACCGGCTTTAATGGAATTGAAATTGTAGGCAGCCTGAGAGGCGATCGGAAGGGACGAGTTTGTGCCGGCTCCTTGCCCAAGTTTTCCGGAGGAACCTTGGCCCCAGCAAAACGCTTTTCCGTCTGCCCGCAGAGTACAAGTGTAGTATTGGCCACCAGTAACTTGTACCATTCCTCCGCCGGTCACTATTTCAAGTGGTGTTAAGACGTCCGTGGTATTGCCGTTTCCAATTTGCCCAATAGAGTTGCCACCCCAGCATAAAGTCGCTCCATCACTTCGAATAGCGCAAGCATGGTCATAGCCGACCGATACATCAACAGCCGTTCCACCAATGCTGATCGCGACTGGTAGCAACGCATCGCCGGCTGATAAATTATTTCCAACTCGTCCATTGTTTTGGCTGCCCCAACATTTAACGGACCCATCGGTTTTTAGGCCGCATGCGGAACTGAGCCCATTCGCCACTTTGACATAACCTGTTCCAGTCAAAGTAGGAACATTCATGGAAATGAGGTTCCCAATTCCAAGCTGGCCGGTTGTGTTGTTCCCCCAGCAATAAAGTGAATTATCAGTTCGGATGGCGCATGTTGAATAGTTTCCGACTGCCACTTCCAAGTAGTTGTTAGCGGCATCAATCGGCACAGGGTAAAGCTGATCAACGTTACCGCCGCCATCACCGAGTGCGCCACTTGTGTCGCGCCCCCAACAAAAGAGTTTTCCGGCAATCGAAATTCCGCAGCTATGGGTGCTGCCGACGACAATTTTATCGAGTGGAGTAGGGGCAAAGTCAAAATCCTCAATCCAAAGCTCATGCACTTGCTTTTCGCCGATTTGAATTCCTTGGGTGTTGGGTGAACCTTTCAAAGAAACGGAGAGTCGTTTCTCTAAATTTCCCACGCTCCCGCCAATCACGCTGACATCAACTGAATGAGAACTGGTGAAAGCAGGTACCATAATGTTTTCCCGACCCAGGAAAAATCCGCTGTACTGAATTCCTTGCGAAGCAGTACCTTGAACTTCGATGTCGAGCGAAACCGGCGTTGAAAGAATCGGTGATATGTCGATTGCAAGACTTCGCAGTCCGACATTTTCCGGCGCCGATGACCATCGTTCGACAAAGGAAATTACGACAGGTCCCTTTGTAAGGCGTTCGATCGTCGGCGTTGCAACGATCTGTTCGTTTCCTGCCGCGTCGATTCCTATAACACAGACGAAATAAAGTGCAGGCGTAGGAGTCGAGACATCCAAAGGTGTCGCGACTGGTAGTGATGCAGAGTAATTGCCGATATTCATACAGTCAGATTGTGTAATGTTTGAAACCGCATACCGATATTGAACGACATCCCCGGGGCTCACTGTCAGCCCAACACTTGTTCCAAGTACGATGCTGGTCGGTAGACCTGTAACCACTGCTGTGGGCGGAGTCGCATCTTTTGTGGCAATGACTGCGTTCGACCCATAATTTCCAACGCTATCTAAAATGTCAGCCGCGATCGGCAGCGAGCCATCGACTTCCGCTGTGACATTCACGTTTGTCGAATAGACGCCACCCGCGCAAGTCGCCGAACCGAGTGTACTACCTAGGGTCAGATTGACAGCAGCGCCATTGTCAGAACAAGTTCCGCTGACGTTTAAACTTACGGAGCCGGTCGCATTTACTACCGACGCATTGACAGGTTGGGTGATGGTCACCGTCGGCACGACGACATCTTTAAAAACTGTATCTGAACCGTTTCCGGAATTTCCTGCTGGATCCGTCGATACGACAGTAAGGGTCGCTGCGCCATCCGCAAGGGCCGCGAGATCTATTCCTGCAACAGCGTATACGCCAGATGAACACACCGTCGATCCGTTTATGGCGCCGATGGTCCAATTGACCGCGAGTCCGTCATCTGAACAGGTCCCGCTAAATCCAAACGTTGAAACGGAAAGTGCGTTCACGTCGGAGGCAGGCGTGAGGCTTATTGCCGGTGCAGTTTGATCTAAAATGATCGCGTTTGAGAGGCATGAAGAAACCGATCCAGATGAATCTCGAAACTTTGCGTAAACCGATTTCGGGCCGTCCCCCGAGGTAAGGGCAAAGCCAGATGTTGTCGGGGAGTACGGTTGCCAAGTGCCACCGCCTGAACAAGTCGAGTTCGTCGTGTAATAAGCTTCGCTTGCAATAAAGGGAAGTGAGTTGGTGATAGTGACGTTGAGACTGTTAGTATAGTTGGCGCCCGAATTGAGTGTAAAGGTTCCGCCTGTCAATGGCGGGGGCGTTTGCCATTCGCAATTGTCATAGGCCGTGCTGGTAGCGAAGCTACCCGTGATTTCAATGTTGTTGATACCTGAAACGATGTTCGCTTTTTTGGATCCGATGTGAAGTGGGCCCGACAGTGAGGTCTTTCGAATTAATGAACCGACGGTGGTGATCTGGCATTCTCCAGAAGACTCGGCCGCGAATGCGAACAAATGAAATGTTCTATTCGGCCCAGGCGCGACGTTGAGCTCGATCTCGCTTCCGGCAGGCGCAAGTCCCGCAAATTGCGAAACAGCAATATTCTTTTCAGGAGCCGAATCTACAGTGCACTGCTGGGTAGCAAGCGTGGAAGTCGAACCTTCTGGAATTTCTACAACAACAGCGAAGCACTTTGTTTCAGCTAACGAGGCGGGGTGTGCAACACCCCAATCTGCTGCAGACATTGCTTCCAGTTTTGCGATTTTCGCAAAATGGTCTTTTGCTTCAGGCTGGGTACTGGCGGGAAGTCGAACGATGACTTGAGAACTGTTTTCCGGTTTTCGGGTACAGCTCAAAACGGAAACGGAAACAACGGCCGCAAGTAGCACGGCGTAGCCTCGGGTCGGACGACGAATAGCATTTAGACTTCTGAAAAGCATCAAGGGTTATATCGGTATTTTAGTGCCGAGACTGAACGTACCAGTCTCAGCTTGATGCGATTCGCGGTCTCAAGTGGTCGACAATCTCAGACTGAGATTACTTTTTTTCCGCGGGAAGGCCCTCTGTAAGAGCGTCAGCGATACTAAGGCGAGCCATATTCATAAACGCCTCAAATCCGACCGCACTTTTTTCTTTCAATAGAGAAACAGCCATCCCAAGTTTAATCGACGCGATTTTGCAAGATTCGCTTACTTCGATCGCCTTGAATTCTTTGGTCAGGGTTTCTAGATCCGTCGATTTGGAAATAGAGTGGTAGATTCCCATCGTGAACGGTGCTCCACAGTGAGCAAGCGTAAGACCAAGATTAACGCTCGCATCAGCCGACAGTGCCCACGGACCTTTTGTTTGAAGGGATTCGTTGTAGGGCTTTACAGCCGCATCAACTTCTTTCTCGCCAGCCAAGGATTGGGCCGAAACGAGTGTAAGTGTTGCCACAAAAGCTATCGCCGCTGCCAAAATGTGTCGCATGATAAACTCCTTCAAGGTGTTACCTGGTGATTAGCAGTATTGAAAGTGTTCGCTTCAGGGACGACGCTCTTCTCATTTGGCTGTGGTTTCTGCATTTTCTAGGCTACGCCAGGCTGAATCCAATAGGCTCTCATCCCGGGTAGGCTACCGGTTGGCGACAAATTTGCGCTCAGCGGGCCTCCTATTGAGCGCTCGAAGTTTCAGGTGATGGTGTCGGGATCGCAAGTAAGGCTTCTTGCCACGGAACGCCGTCGATCAGGAGATCCGTAACTTGAGCTTCACCGCGACTACCGATAGAAACGACAATACTGGCTTGCCGATTTTGAACCAGTTTTTCTAATGCGAGTGCCTTTTCTTGAGGAACATAGAAACGTTCTAGGCCCGCAACGAATCGGCTTCCGGTGCAGGATCCCTCGATTGCGACTTTGCAGTTTGAATCGCGAATTGGACCATTGACGAAAACACCCGTGTCAAAACAAATATGGGCTTCAGTTTTTTTGGACCAATTTGCACTGCCTACGGAGCACACATCTGGAATGCCATAGTCGACCGAGTAAATCAGATAATGCCCCGACAGTAGGTCGCGCGGGTCGAATCCGGAAATAGGAAATACTTTTTTTACACCAGTCTGGCGCAATGTATGTTTTTGGAGGGTGAGTCCTAGTAGCAAGACGATGGGAAATGCTATAGCAAACAATAGTTTTTTCCGATTTAACGTCATCTAGCAAATCCTTCGGCCCATGTGGCGATCGCTGTGCGATACTTGTTCCAGAGAAGTCCAATTCCAATGACTACTCCGCCCGAGAGGATCAGACCGAATCCCGTCGTCGCAAGTCCGCCAATAGCTTGAAAGTAAAAAATCAGAAACCGGAGGGCCATTAGTCCCAGAATCCACTGAAAGACTTTTTTGTCGTGCAAAGTTGCTACTAGCACTCCGGCGATGGCGAGCGTGGCTAACGTCATTCCGGAATAGGCGAATTGATTTCGAACGCCAATTGATACGGCGTGAAATGGCAATGAAAAAGCGAGAAGCATCATCAGCATAAGGTTTCTCTGAATGCGATTGTAGGTTCCGGCACGCAAAATTCCGAAAATTGAAACGGCCAGCAAAGCGTAGCCGAGGACAAATCCGCCGAATCCGTAGGTCTTGTCATTGTACCGACTAATTTGGCCAACTGTTTCGGCGACTCCGATCGCGCTGAGGCCGGTGATCGCGGTCCAAAAGCGGAGCGCCACTGTTACACCAGGCTCCGATTGCCCCGGAAGAATTTGCGAAATGAAGCGAGAGACCACTGTTCCCGCAAAGCAAAGTAGTGGTGTCGTAAACGCGAGTGCATAAATGTTTTCGTCAAAGAAAACCTTCAGTGATTGCGAGTCGACAATTCCCCAAAGGCCTGCGGTCAGAAAGCCGCCTAACCAAAGTTTTGCAATGATTGGGCGCAAAGACATAAACGACAATGGCCCCATAGCCAGAGACCAAAACAGAATGGCCTGGTAGAGTTTCCCGCCGGTGTGATAAATCTGCGAGATTAGGCCGATGGATGCCAAAACCATCATCATCAGACCGAATATCAATGAGTCGTACAATATCGGTTTCGCCTGTTGGTCAGCGATATAAATTCGAAAGCCGATCGCTCCGAGGACGAGGAAGTTTACAGATAGTTTTACGAAGTTAGGTATTTGATTCCAATTAGAAGCAACCAGTGAAATAACGCCGATCCCGACGATCAATGTGCCAAGGATCAGCAGGCTGCTAAGAACCCATGAACTTTCTGGAAGGCTCGCCTCATAGGCGCGGATTTTTTCAATCTGTGCCGCATCGATCAAGCCGGCTTTTTCCCAATGCATTAGTTTTGAATCGAGTTTTGATTTCGCCATGCTAGCGCTGAAGCTTTCCAACCAGCGCTTGAATTTCGGTTGTCTGAGAATTTATTTCGGCGATATTTGCTTCTAGCTTTTTCAAAGCGCTATGGCTTTTCGATTTCGGTCCGACAAGAATTTGCTGGTTCGGCTCGAGACTTCCCAAAAGGCTCTGAATAGACGCTTTGACGTCGGGTTCTTTCGCTTTGATTTTTTCAACGATTTCTTGGATCTTATCAAGAATCGGCTGGTTCAAATTCTGTTTCTCAGCAGCCTGCTTTTGAACTTGCGACTTCGTCTCATCTATTTTGCTCTGAATTTGACCGATGACGGATGCGTATTCTTTATCTAAGCGTTCGCCCTGTGACTTCAATTGATTTGTATCTACTTTTCTGAAGCCGTGCTTTGTGGCACCGTCGACAAACTCCTTTGAAGCCTCTTGATAACGCCCCATTGTTTTCTCGATGGTTTTGAAAGTGGTCTTCCACTTCTTCTGGGTCGCATTTAGGTGCTGGTAGGCCGGATCATCGGAACGCACGCGATCTTTCCCTTGAAGCTTTGCTTCCAATGCAGTTTTGTCCGCGATCAGCGCATTGCGTTCATTGGCGATTGCGCGATGGGCATCGGCCATTTTTCCGAGTGCTTGATCAAGATCCTTGTACGGTGCTTCGGTTCGCTTTCCGCCATCGTTCAAGGTCCGTTCAAAAAGTCTTTTTTTATCGTTGAAATCTGCATCGACTTGCCCAAATGAAGTGTCGAGACTGTGCATGCTGGTGTTGAGACTATCAGTGACACCGTTTGTTTTGTACGCAACCACGCAGCCAGTTGTCAGGAAAAGTGATAAAGCCGTGATGATTCTCGCAATTCCAGCGACATGAATTAGCATTTGTTGGTCTCCCTTTATTCCATCGATTCTGGAGCCACTAGAATGATTGAAACGAGAGCGGCATTCAAAAGTTAGGGTACAAAACGGATTTTGCTGGATGAAAGTCCGTGCTGGTAGTTCAATCGAGTTATGACGAATAGGTTGTTCGAGAAGTTACGACTCCGTTGGAAAGCCGTACTCACTCTTTTGATTATTATTGTCCCTATGGCGTTTGGGCGAAAGACATTGATCCCGGTGGTTGGTGCGACGACGAAGTCTTGGAACGAAAAAACATTTTGGTATGAGCCGTGGGGTATATCTGGGGTTCATAAAGGTATCGATATATTTGCAGACAAAGGAGTGACCGCTCAGGCGCCTGTGTCTGGTCTGACCATTTATGCCGGAGAGATCGCGTTGGGCGGAAAAGTTGTTTTGCTTCTCGGGGGAAGCTGGCGTCTGCACTATCTTGCCCATTTAGATAGGATCGATGTTTCGCTATTCCAGACTGTCATCCAAGGAAGTCCACTGGGCCTCGTGGGCGACACTGGCAATGCGAAAGGAAAGCCGCCCCATGTTCACTATTCGATTGTCACTTTAGTGCCGTATCCTCATCTGATCGATCAATCGACACAGGGCTGGAAAAAGATTGCCTATCTTAATCCGGATGAAATTTTGCGTTCAAGTTTGGACTGAGTTTTTCTATTAGCCTTGTCTCAGCTTCCTCGCTTAGGCCAATCTTGGGAGTTCGCTTGAGTCGCAAAAAAGCCTCAGTGGCATCCTTTAAAGCGATCTCTGGCGGGGTGCTCACAAATTCGAGATAGTGGCGTGCGAGGTAGGTGTCGACGAGAAAGTTAGTGCTTGGAATCCATAAAGGTAAGTCCGACCAAGGCCCAACCCCCAAACGCTGGAGCTCTTCGGCACTGACCGAAATCGCATTAGCCAGTGAATTAACTCCCGCTGTTTCGCCGATAATTCCTAAAGAACTTCCGAGACTGAGCGGAAACAAGTCGGCGACATTAAAAGCGTGGCCTACGGCTTGAGGCCTCGTTAATGCACTAACAAAAGCTTGCGCCAAATCTGGTGCATAGGTCTTTTGAACTGTTGTCAGACCAGCTTCCGGTAGAATGAATTTTCTATTTCTGGTCGCACGCCAAATCCAATAAGCAAAACGATCCGTGTGATCATGTTCACCATACACCACGCTTGGTCGAATAATGACGGTGGGAATTCCTTCGTATTGTTGACTCCTGGCAACGCGTTCGCATTCGGCTTTTCGCGGGCCGTAGGTCATCATCGAAGCGTCTACCGCTTCGCTTTCGGTGCATTCAAAAAGTTCGGAATTTTCGGACAGAATTCGTGATGGATTTATGTTGATCGAGGATTTGTAAACGCTAATAGTGCTGCACTGAACATAGAGTCCAGACCGACCTTTTAATGTTTCCAATAATCTAAGTAGCGACTTCGGAAAGTAGGCGCAGAGGTCAATGACGGCATCCCAGTTCTGCCTAAGTTCTGAGATCTGCAGTAGGTCATCTTGTTCGCGATCTCCGAGGATGCGGTTGAGTTGAGGGAAGACTTCTGGACCCGTTTTTCCGCGATTAAAAAGTGTTACGTCGTGATTCTGTGCAAGCAGCTGAGTGACGACGTGTCGACCGATGAACTGTGTTCCACCGATAACAAGAACTTTCATAATGTAAGTTTCTCTTTAATTCTCATCGGTTCTGCAACATTGCAATATCGGTGGGTCCGTTCACCGGGAACTTTAAGACTCACACTTGGATCTGGCGAAAAATACAGTTTGTGATCGAGCTTTGTTCCCCAATTAACGATAGGTCCGAGGAATTTTTCGCGACAACAGCCAAGTAAACTAGCCCCTGAATTTTTTGAGCAATCGTTTCCGAGCGTGGTCTTTGCAC
Protein-coding regions in this window:
- a CDS encoding DUF2157 domain-containing protein → MAKSKLDSKLMHWEKAGLIDAAQIEKIRAYEASLPESSWVLSSLLILGTLIVGIGVISLVASNWNQIPNFVKLSVNFLVLGAIGFRIYIADQQAKPILYDSLIFGLMMMVLASIGLISQIYHTGGKLYQAILFWSLAMGPLSFMSLRPIIAKLWLGGFLTAGLWGIVDSQSLKVFFDENIYALAFTTPLLCFAGTVVSRFISQILPGQSEPGVTVALRFWTAITGLSAIGVAETVGQISRYNDKTYGFGGFVLGYALLAVSIFGILRAGTYNRIQRNLMLMMLLAFSLPFHAVSIGVRNQFAYSGMTLATLAIAGVLVATLHDKKVFQWILGLMALRFLIFYFQAIGGLATTGFGLILSGGVVIGIGLLWNKYRTAIATWAEGFAR
- a CDS encoding NAD-dependent epimerase/dehydratase family protein, with amino-acid sequence MKVLVIGGTQFIGRHVVTQLLAQNHDVTLFNRGKTGPEVFPQLNRILGDREQDDLLQISELRQNWDAVIDLCAYFPKSLLRLLETLKGRSGLYVQCSTISVYKSSININPSRILSENSELFECTESEAVDASMMTYGPRKAECERVARSQQYEGIPTVIIRPSVVYGEHDHTDRFAYWIWRATRNRKFILPEAGLTTVQKTYAPDLAQAFVSALTRPQAVGHAFNVADLFPLSLGSSLGIIGETAGVNSLANAISVSAEELQRLGVGPWSDLPLWIPSTNFLVDTYLARHYLEFVSTPPEIALKDATEAFLRLKRTPKIGLSEEAETRLIEKLSPNLNAKFHPD
- a CDS encoding GDYXXLXY domain-containing protein, whose amino-acid sequence is MTLNRKKLLFAIAFPIVLLLGLTLQKHTLRQTGVKKVFPISGFDPRDLLSGHYLIYSVDYGIPDVCSVGSANWSKKTEAHICFDTGVFVNGPIRDSNCKVAIEGSCTGSRFVAGLERFYVPQEKALALEKLVQNRQASIVVSIGSRGEAQVTDLLIDGVPWQEALLAIPTPSPETSSAQ
- a CDS encoding M23 family metallopeptidase translates to MTNRLFEKLRLRWKAVLTLLIIIVPMAFGRKTLIPVVGATTKSWNEKTFWYEPWGISGVHKGIDIFADKGVTAQAPVSGLTIYAGEIALGGKVVLLLGGSWRLHYLAHLDRIDVSLFQTVIQGSPLGLVGDTGNAKGKPPHVHYSIVTLVPYPHLIDQSTQGWKKIAYLNPDEILRSSLD
- a CDS encoding TraM recognition domain-containing protein, which gives rise to MNFIETLKKYVGLVPSGGAVHIGRAKKFLRPAEWITEKELGHHIHIVGASGFGKTVLISHILRSRIESGHGCLFIDQKGDLETIQQFSKYVAAAGRTDDLKVFSLGAHDKSSSYNLLNNGSATELRDRIMGSLIWSEEFYKNQSAGFLLSLLIGLVWLRDNRSMKLDLSVILECVRSSDAIAEYSTQVPDDLEKVHFHFEEAHALLKSPEGAKSLQGLRVQLSSIVYSDFGDRVKAQPDAIDLFETVRKGKIAFMFLDTRRFGETARSIGRFIIQDLKSVSARIDSEVRASDRKPFTVIIDEFADLADEEFVGFLDRARSSRMGIVVAHQEISDLDRISPQFAARLMGNTATLFAFLQKRPESAELISGIAGTRTAWKETRQTESFAGISIDTGKRSSREVEEFNVHPNVVKSLGVGECVVVRKYPSARATRLTIGLPR